Proteins encoded by one window of Nicotiana tabacum cultivar K326 chromosome 10, ASM71507v2, whole genome shotgun sequence:
- the LOC142165483 gene encoding uncharacterized protein LOC142165483, whose translation MNAGRQGDLSPTQVEKAKSAAKVNTQQAFERLTKMHRQNHYEFVGLMEPKQQAKKLKRHRNKIGLVQAISNVSNMIWAFIDEVFEDEEEKFGGLPMTLNEIDDFQHCVNTCNLFDLGFKGSIFTWWNGRAEEDCIFKRLDRCLANVEFQQTFPGIEVQHLSKTGSDHSPMYLKCDIETPPIKTPFKFLNFWVEHATFKDVVKENWTADFSANPYILFNHKLKKLKKAISWWSKATFGDIFQKIASMEEVVMVHEAEFEANPTGMNRERLQKVQAELIKCLAREEKYCQQKAGMTWFKKGDRNTKFFHAQVRGRRKRLQLNRIQNSGGTWIEEEQKIAEEAIKFYKEQFTEAATPSSFDIVEHVPNLINTEQNAELIKQLTKEEVKVVVLGLNGDSAGGPDGMTGKFYHSCWDIIGDDLYNMVRAFFNGHELPKCVTHTNLVLLPNKKEVTTFSDLRPISLGNFSNKVISRVVHERLVKFLPSLISEEHVGFVKGRNIVENILLTQEIVTDIRLRTKAGPNVILKLDMTKAYDRLSWLFLTKVLRKMGFTERFIGIVFGLVSNNWYSILINGQAHGFFKSSRGVKQGNPVSPTLFILAAEALSRGLNALHTNLYFCGFGMPKWSPKINHLAYADGMIIFSSSDETSLMLIMQVLKAYEAASGQLVNKTKSVVYLHHLTDMEVVSNVERITGIHWNDFPIIYLGCPIFYARRKPEYYQSLITKVVDKLQSWFHKLFAQFFWSSTVGGTSRHWASWNTLCMPVEEEGIGFMSLHDVAKTLFSKLWWNFRTKPSLWSSFDFGIDENVYNVHDVTLDGEWDVDRLFEMLHEDLAVHILEKIKPPSPQQPDDESLQHLFFRSETAKTTWKYFLSRAGIAVEGLTLHQAITKCWTANVCLRLKPVMQALPSCVVWELWKRRNSMKYGNAVTTSRVIYQVSSNLQALVKVRKPVMDMVPHKWQDLLAMMENFTLKLKVTKVIWEFPSAGWIKVNTDGASRVNPGRSSIGFCIRNENGDIVKSVGKEIEETTNTVAEAKAMVEALRFCRFQQYSHVWLHTDSMLLKKIMDGIWKPPWIISEQVVGFVVTWLCTRALQGPKEVSK comes from the exons ATGAATGCTGGAAGGCAAGGTGACTTATCACCTACGcaagtggaaaaggcaaaatcagCAGCAAAAG TCAACACACAGCAGGCCTTTGAAAGGTTGACAAAGATGCACAGGCAAAATCACTATGAATTTGTAGGATTAATGGAGCCAAAGCAACAAGCAAAAAAACTGAAAAGGCACAGAAACAAGATAGGACTTGTACAGGCAATTTCAAATGTTTCCAACATGATCTGGGCTTTCATAGATGAGGTATTTGAG GACGAAGAAGAGAAGTTTGGTGGGTTACCTATGACATTgaatgaaattgatgattttcaACACTGCGTCAACACTTGCAATCTCTTCGACCTTGGATTTAAAGGTAgcatatttacatggtggaatgggagagcAGAGGAAGACTGTATATTCAAAAGGCTAGACAGATGCTTGGCCAATGTTGAGTTCCAACAAACATTTCCAGGAATAGAGGTGCAACATTTGTCAAAGACTGGTTCTGATCATAGTCCAATGTATCTGAAGTGTGATATTGAGACTCCACCAATAAAAACGCCTTTTAAGTTCTTGAATTTTTGGGTGGAACATGCGACTTTTAAAGATGTGGTGAAAGAGAATTGGACAGCTGATTTCAGTGCAAATCCTTATATTCTTTTTAAtcacaagttaaaaaaattaaagaaggccATTTCATGGTGGAGTAAGGCTACATTTGGAGATATTTTCCAAAAGATAGCAAGCATGGAGGAGGTAGTGATGGTTCATGAAGCAGAATTTGAAGCAAATCCTACAGGGATGAACAGGGAAAGGCTACAAAAGGTTCAGGCAGAATTGATCAAATGTCTTGCACGAGAGGAGAAATATTGTCAACAAAAGGCAGGCATGACTTGGTTCAAAAAAGGGGATAGGAACACTAAGTTCTTCCACGCACAAGTGAGAGGTAGGAGGAAGAGACTTCAGCTTAACAGAATTCAAAATAGTGGAGGAACCTGgattgaagaagaacaaaaaatTGCAGAAGAGGCTATCAAATTCTACAAGGAACAGTTCACAGAAGCAGCTACTCCTTCATCATTTGATATCGTAGAGCATGTTCCTAATCTGATTAACACTGAGCAGAATGCAGAATTGATTAAGCAGCTAACAAAAGAGGAGGTTAAAGTGGTAGTACTTGGACTTAATGGTGATAGTGCTGGGGGGCCAGATGGTATGACAGGAAAATTCTATCATTCTTGTTGGGACATAATAGGGGATGACCTGTACAACATGGTGAGGGCTTTTTTCAATGGTCATGAGCTACCCAAGTGTGTAACACACACCAACCTAGTTCTCCTACCAAATAAAAAAGAAGTTACCACTTTTTCTGATTTAAGACCAATAAGCCTCGGTAATTTTTCAAATAAGGTTATATCGAGGGTGGTACATGAAAGGCTAGTGAAATTTCTCCCAAGTCTGATATCAGAGGAACATGTAGGGTTTGTTAAGGGCAGGAATATAGTAGAAAACATTCTTCTAACTCAGGAGATAGTGACTGACATTAGGCTTAGAACTAAGGCTGGACCTAATGTCATCCTGAAGCTAGATATGACCAAAGCTTATGATAGATTATCTTGGCTATTCCTAACCAAGGTACTGAGAAAGATGGGATTTACAGAAAGGTTTATAGGGATTGTCTTTGGATTAGTTTCAAACAATTGGTATTCTATTCTAATCAATGGTCAAGCTCATGGGTTCTTTAAGTCCTCAAGGGGAGTAAAACAAGGTAATCCTGTATCTCCAACTTTGTTTATATTGGcagcagaagcattatctaggGGTCTAAATGCACTACATACTAACCTGTATTTTTGTGGATTTGGGATGCCAAAGTGGAGTCCAAAGATCAATCATTTGGCGTATGCAGATGGCAtgattattttctcatcctcagATGAAACAtctctgatgctgattatgcaagtGTTGAAGGCATATGAAGCTGCATCTGGGCAGCTTGTTAACAAAACCAAATCAGTTGTGTACCTGCATCATTTAACAGACATGGAAGTGGTCAGCAATGTGGAAAGGATCACGGGCATTCATTGGAATGATTTCCCTATCATATATCTAGGTTGTCCTATATTTTATGCAAGGAGAAAGCCGGAATACTATCAATCCCTAATTACTAAGGTAGTGGACAAACTGCAATCATG GTTTCACAAATTGTTTGCTCAATTTTTCTGGAGTAGCACTGTAGGAGGAACTAGTAGGCATTGGGCTTCATGGAATACCTTATGCATGCCAGTTGAGGAAGAAGGAATAGGTTTCATGTCACTGCATGATGTAGCAAAGACATTATTCAGCAAGTTGTGGTGGAATTTCAGAACAAAACCAAGCCTATGGAGCTCTTTT GACTTTGGCATTGATGAAAATGTATATAATGTACATGATGTTACCTTAGATGGTGAGTGGGATGTGGACAGGCTATTTGAAATGCTTCATGAAGATTTAGCAGTACACATTCTGGAGAAAATCAAACCACCTTCACCTCAGCAG CCTGACGATGAATCTCTTCAGCACTTATTTTTTAGATCAGAAACTGCAAAGACAACTTGGAAGTATTTTCTATCGAGGGCAGGAATAGCTGTGGAGGGACTTACATTGCACCAAGCAATCACAAAATGTTGGACTGCAAATGTGTGCTTAAGGCTCAAACCAGTAATGCAAGCACTCCCCTCATGTGTAGTCTGGGAActttggaaaagaagaaatagtatGAAGTATGGTAATGCTGTGACAACTAGCAGGGTGATttatcaagtttcatcaaatctCCAGGCATTGGTGAAAGTGAGAAAGCCTGTGATGGACATGGTACCTCATAAATGGCAAGATCTATTAGCTATGATGGAAAATTTCACTCTTAAACTTAAGGTTACCAAAGTCATATGGGAATTTCCAAGTGCGGGATGGATAAAAGTTAATACGGATGGTGCATCGAGGGTAAATCCAGGCAGGAGCTCAATAGGTTTTTGTATAAGAAATGAAAATGGTGACATAGTCAAGTCAGTAGGGAAAGAGATTGAGGAGACAACCAACACAGTAGCTGAAGCGAAGGCCATGGTAGAAGCACTAAGGTTCTGCAGATTTCAACAATACTCTCATGTATGGCTTCACACTGACTCAATGTTATTAAAAAAGATAATGGATGGGATCTGgaaaccaccatggatcataTCTGAGCAG gtggttggttttgtggtaacctggcttTGTACCCGTGCTTTACAAGGTCCAAAGGAAGTGTCGAAATGA